In one window of Mytilus galloprovincialis chromosome 6, xbMytGall1.hap1.1, whole genome shotgun sequence DNA:
- the LOC143078693 gene encoding uncharacterized protein LOC143078693 isoform X2 translates to MRMFQLQILFILFLNFTSVISVTHYCQNGNTQTINGETSGTIRTVLTNETIYDNNLNCGWVIDGGVNKLIQLSITHVDLQLAPSYSSCGTYDHLSIMDGDATVTEAITSICGDRNPYEVLSSGRYLYLKFYSNDKNFYRHSGITVNFQVFNENECPPDWTNLTTTDQCYRIRQSPVAGVDWYSAYDNCMFSQANLAIINHHQVFDNLRAHAQNVSVGSAWIGLTDIETEGTFKWLDNTFLVSWIRTEGNDDDSDCAVFNFNTQKFQFKECERDKHLAVCQRNKVNKTSIFSIPVEKEKEKKVEHFNIRIILIIVGIVLAIIIVVTIIVCKRKRKHRYNQAHRSVEMDSVHDEEETPRLVSTNYTERPEMNNKTSFPEGIIQPSAPPSYEHVMGGHA, encoded by the exons TGACTCACTACTGTCAAAATGGTAACACACAGACAATAAATGGTGAGACTAGTGGTACTATCAGAACAGTCCTTACTAATGAAACAATCTATGACAACAACTTAAACTGTGGTTGGGTGATTGATGGAGGCGTGAATAAACTGATCCAGCTGTCAATCACACATGTAGATCTACAGTTAGCACCCTCCTACTCGTCATGTGGGACATATGATCATCTCTCAATAATGGATG GTGATGCAACAGTAACTGAAGCCATTACATCAATATGTGGAGACAGGAATCCATATGAAGTACTCAGCTCAGGACGCTACCTCTATCTCAAATTctattcaaatgacaaaaacttCTATCGACATAGTGGAATCACAGTTAATTTCCAAGTTTTCA ATGAAAATGAGTGTCCACCTGACTGGACAAACCTGACCACTACTGACCAGTGTTACAGAATAAGACAGTCTCCTGTAGCCGGAGTAGACTGGTACTCTGCCTACGATAACTGTATGTTTAGCCAGGCCAACTTAGCTATAATAAATCATCATCAAGTCTTTGATAATTTAAGAG CTCATGCACAAAATGTATCTGTGGGATCTGCATGGATTGGACTTACTGATATTGAAACAGAAGGAACATTTAAATGGTTAGACAACACTTTTTTAGTGAGTTGGATTAG aactGAGGGTAACGATGATGACAGTGACTGTGCagtatttaatttcaatactCAAAAGTTTCAATTTAAAGAATGTGAAAGAGACAAACACTTAGCAGTTTGTCAGAGAAATAAAG TGAACAAAACAAGTATATTTTCAATACCAGTAGAGAAGGAAAAAGAAA agaAAGTGGAGCATTTTAATATAAGAATAATCTTGATCATTGTGGGTATTGTGCTAGCCATTATTATTGTCGTCACTATCATTGTGTGTAAGAGAAAGAGGAAGCATAGATATAATCAGGCACATCGCTCAGTAGAGATGGATTCTGTACACGACGAGGAAGAGACACCTAGACTAGTCTCTACAAACTATACAGAACGTCCAGAGATGAACAATAAAACATCTTTTCCAGAAGGCATCATTCAGCCATCAGCTCCTCCATCTTATGAACATGTGATGGGCGGCCATGCTTGA
- the LOC143078693 gene encoding uncharacterized protein LOC143078693 isoform X1 produces MRMFQLQILFILFLNFTSVISVTHYCQNGNTQTINGETSGTIRTVLTNETIYDNNLNCGWVIDGGVNKLIQLSITHVDLQLAPSYSSCGTYDHLSIMDGDATVTEAITSICGDRNPYEVLSSGRYLYLKFYSNDKNFYRHSGITVNFQVFNENECPPDWTNLTTTDQCYRIRQSPVAGVDWYSAYDNCMFSQANLAIINHHQVFDNLRAHAQNVSVGSAWIGLTDIETEGTFKWLDNTFLVSWIRTEGNDDDSDCAVFNFNTQKFQFKECERDKHLAVCQRNKVNKTSIFSIPVEKEKEKTEVISLRWQIILGISGGVIIVIICFALYCKFHRKIPTSPGSESSTSHRLRYQPQEPSYNHQHFPDRTPRRETNNPQYNRTNDAPPPYADVPFNNTNSRPAVHINPQINLNVTVNSNGDQPPSYIFSAPTV; encoded by the exons TGACTCACTACTGTCAAAATGGTAACACACAGACAATAAATGGTGAGACTAGTGGTACTATCAGAACAGTCCTTACTAATGAAACAATCTATGACAACAACTTAAACTGTGGTTGGGTGATTGATGGAGGCGTGAATAAACTGATCCAGCTGTCAATCACACATGTAGATCTACAGTTAGCACCCTCCTACTCGTCATGTGGGACATATGATCATCTCTCAATAATGGATG GTGATGCAACAGTAACTGAAGCCATTACATCAATATGTGGAGACAGGAATCCATATGAAGTACTCAGCTCAGGACGCTACCTCTATCTCAAATTctattcaaatgacaaaaacttCTATCGACATAGTGGAATCACAGTTAATTTCCAAGTTTTCA ATGAAAATGAGTGTCCACCTGACTGGACAAACCTGACCACTACTGACCAGTGTTACAGAATAAGACAGTCTCCTGTAGCCGGAGTAGACTGGTACTCTGCCTACGATAACTGTATGTTTAGCCAGGCCAACTTAGCTATAATAAATCATCATCAAGTCTTTGATAATTTAAGAG CTCATGCACAAAATGTATCTGTGGGATCTGCATGGATTGGACTTACTGATATTGAAACAGAAGGAACATTTAAATGGTTAGACAACACTTTTTTAGTGAGTTGGATTAG aactGAGGGTAACGATGATGACAGTGACTGTGCagtatttaatttcaatactCAAAAGTTTCAATTTAAAGAATGTGAAAGAGACAAACACTTAGCAGTTTGTCAGAGAAATAAAG TGAACAAAACAAGTATATTTTCAATACCAGTAGAGAAGGAAAAAGAAA aaacagaGGTGATATCCTTGCGCTGGCAGATTATTCTTGGTATATCAGGAGGTGTTATCATCGTAATTATTTGTTTTGCATTGTACTGCAAATTTCACAGAAAAATACCTACTTCCCCTGGATCAGAGAGTAGTACAAGTCATCGCTTACGATACCAGCCCCAGGAACCATCATATAATCATCAACATTTTCCAGACAGAACACCAAGGAGAGAAACAAACAATCCTCAATACAACAGGACAAATGATGCTCCGCCTCCATATGCAGATGTTCCATTCAACAACACAAACAGTAGACCAGCAGTTCACATTAATCCTCAAATTAACCTTAATGTGACAGTTAATTCAAATGGTGATCAGCCACCTTCCTACATATTTAGTGCTCCTACTGTATAG